Sequence from the Piscinibacter sp. HJYY11 genome:
CAGACAGATCGCCACGGCCATCACGTAGCCGAGCACGATCGGCTGGCCGGCGGTGGCCACCGCCCGCAGCAGCTCGCCGCCGCGCGACAGGTTGTTGGTCAGGCCCCAGTACGGCTGCGCGAGCATCTGCGGCACGGTCGAATAGAGCAGCCAGTGGCGAATCATCTCGAAGAACGACACCGGCGCCATGATGCAGGCGGCCACCACGAACGACATCAGCACATCGCGGTACTCGGCGAGGTTGCGGATGCGACTGCCCACGTAGTAGGGCAGCACCGCCCCGGCGATCGAGTACGACGCCAGCCGCAGCACATTGGTGAAACTTGTCTCCATGAACTGCAGCACGAGCTGCAGCAGGGTGAAGGCCAGCACGAACTTGTCGGCGGTGGTGCTGCCCAGGGCCGGCACGCCCGGCTCGCGGCGCAGCTTCCACCACAGGGGCAGCAGCAGCAGCAGCGACAGCCAGAACACATGGTCGATGAGGACCAGCGTCGCACCGAAGATGCCGAAGCCCGGCACCGAGACCGGAAACGGCGGGATGACGAACAGGATGAAAAAGAACAGCGCGAAGCGGTTGGCGTCCTTGTGGGCGACGAAGAGGATCAGCGCCGCGCTGATCGCCGCATACAGCCAGTAGTTGCGCGAGAGGAAGGCGGCCAGCGTGATCGCCACCCAGAGCAAGGCCCGGCGCTTGTAGTCCTCGGGCCGGATCGCCCGCTCGGTGGCAAGCGGCCGTGACAGCACCAGCACCGCCACCGCGAAGAACAGCAACACCACCAAGGCCTTGAGGTGCGAC
This genomic interval carries:
- a CDS encoding O-antigen ligase, with translation MSSHLKALVVLLFFAVAVLVLSRPLATERAIRPEDYKRRALLWVAITLAAFLSRNYWLYAAISAALILFVAHKDANRFALFFFILFVIPPFPVSVPGFGIFGATLVLIDHVFWLSLLLLLPLWWKLRREPGVPALGSTTADKFVLAFTLLQLVLQFMETSFTNVLRLASYSIAGAVLPYYVGSRIRNLAEYRDVLMSFVVAACIMAPVSFFEMIRHWLLYSTVPQMLAQPYWGLTNNLSRGGELLRAVATAGQPIVLGYVMAVAICLLAFLRRSTTKTVWLALGFLCLLAGLIGPLSRGPWVGAAAGLAFLLVTGPNVGGKLSKTLIIGVLALPFLAMTPQAAKMIDYLPFVGTVDAGTVDFRSRLLDVSLGVIGHYPWFGSLGLHADMEQMRGSDGIIDVVNTYIFVALRSGLVGLTLFLMPFVIAILGMLRSLFVLDSQSELHLLGRALLAAVISILVTIGTVSSIVFIPILYWSVLGMCMGYLRLVAQQEAAPSRRPGVSSNLEPQAMRPMGKPHSPRAAR